A section of the Streptomyces sp. Je 1-369 genome encodes:
- a CDS encoding DUF58 domain-containing protein, with amino-acid sequence MTAGGRPAGPAEGEKGGVRTALAGLTTRGRSFLAAGVAAAICAYVLGQSDLLRVGLLLAVLPLVCATVLFRTRYRVAGSRRLSPARVPAGSEARVHLRMDNVSRLPTGLLMLQDRVPYVLGPRPRFVLDRVEAGGRREVSYRVRSDLRGRYPLGPLQLRLTDPFGMCELTRSFSTYDTLTVIPRVEALPPVRLTGEAKGYGDGRNRSLALAGEDDVIPRGYRHGDDLRRVHWRSTARYGELMVRREEQPQRARCTVLLDTRAAGFRGAGPDSAFEWAVSGTASTLVHMLERGFSVRLLTDTGASVPGEGSDGFAGASQESADAAGLMMDTLAVVDHSDGAGLSRAYDVLRGGNEGLLVAFLGDLAEEQAAVVAKMRRRSGSAVAFVLDSAAWAQGPGALPSGAGEARVQMLREAGWAALMVPPGVGFADLWRQADHARAAAGPAAAAGTTGGWA; translated from the coding sequence ATGACGGCCGGGGGGAGGCCGGCGGGCCCCGCCGAGGGCGAGAAGGGCGGGGTGCGCACGGCTCTCGCGGGACTGACCACCCGCGGCCGTTCCTTCCTCGCGGCCGGTGTCGCCGCCGCCATCTGCGCCTATGTTCTGGGCCAGAGCGACCTGCTGCGCGTCGGGCTGCTGCTCGCCGTGCTGCCCCTGGTGTGCGCCACCGTCCTGTTCCGCACCCGGTACCGCGTGGCGGGCAGCCGCAGGCTGTCCCCCGCGCGCGTGCCGGCCGGTTCGGAGGCCCGCGTCCATCTGCGGATGGACAACGTCTCGCGGCTGCCCACCGGGCTCCTGATGCTCCAGGACCGGGTGCCGTACGTGCTGGGGCCGCGACCCCGGTTCGTGCTCGACCGCGTCGAGGCGGGCGGGCGGCGCGAGGTGTCCTACCGCGTCCGCTCCGACCTGCGGGGCCGCTACCCGCTGGGCCCGCTGCAGCTGCGCCTGACGGACCCGTTCGGCATGTGCGAGCTGACGCGTTCCTTCTCGACGTACGACACCCTGACGGTCATCCCGCGCGTGGAGGCGCTGCCTCCGGTGCGGCTCACCGGTGAGGCGAAGGGGTACGGCGACGGGCGCAACCGCTCGCTTGCCCTGGCCGGCGAGGACGACGTCATCCCGCGCGGCTACCGGCACGGCGACGACCTGCGCCGGGTCCACTGGCGCTCCACGGCGCGCTACGGCGAGTTGATGGTGCGCCGCGAGGAGCAGCCGCAGCGCGCCCGTTGCACGGTGCTCCTTGACACCCGGGCCGCCGGGTTCCGGGGCGCTGGACCGGACTCGGCCTTCGAGTGGGCGGTGTCGGGCACGGCGTCGACCCTGGTGCACATGCTCGAACGGGGCTTCTCGGTGCGTCTGCTCACCGACACGGGCGCCTCGGTGCCGGGTGAGGGCTCGGACGGCTTCGCGGGGGCCAGCCAGGAGTCGGCGGACGCGGCCGGACTGATGATGGACACGCTCGCGGTGGTCGACCACTCGGACGGTGCGGGGCTCTCGCGGGCGTACGACGTGCTGCGCGGCGGGAACGAAGGCCTCCTCGTCGCCTTCCTCGGCGACCTGGCGGAGGAGCAGGCCGCGGTGGTCGCCAAGATGCGCCGACGCAGCGGCTCCGCGGTCGCGTTCGTGCTGGACAGCGCGGCGTGGGCGCAGGGTCCCGGCGCTCTGCCGTCCGGTGCCGGTGAGGCGCGCGTGCAGATGCTCCGCGAGGCGGGGTGGGCGGCGCTGATGGTGCCGCCCGGGGTGGGCTTCGCGGACCTGTGGCGGCAGGCGGACCACGCCCGCGCGGCCGCGGGGCCCGCGGCCGCCGCGGGCACGACCGGGGGTTGGGCATGA
- a CDS encoding DUF3488 and DUF4129 domain-containing transglutaminase family protein, producing the protein MSGRARLAVCATAATLMASGSLLPLVDPATWFLQAIVLLVLQSGVGALARRVPLARPLTVAVQALVSLFLLTLVFAREQALAGIVPGPDVFRRFGTLLEAGGNDVSQYMIPAPLSDGIRLMLVGGVLVIGLAVDALAVTFRTAAPAGLPLLALYSVAAGLSDGGAGWLWFLLAAAGYLLLLLAEGRDRLSQWGRVFGGAARAPGRVSAGLESDGGALAPVRTGRRIGAVALGIALVVPLALPALDGGLLDGSGGAGGDGSGGGGTISAVNPLVALQDSLNQPEDREVLSYRTNADTTDGMYLRIVSLDQFDGTTWKTTVRRIQDVPSPLPTPQGLRPDVRRTEIQTNIGAADSYAQNWLPMPFPASQVEIDGRWRYEPVGRALVGDRGQTTRGAQYKVKSLVVEPTAEQLAAAPEPPDDLRREFTKVPDSLPQLVADRARQVTKGAGNPYEQAVKLQDYFASDGGFTYNTQVRAGSGPSAIERFLKQKEGFCVHFSFAMASMARTLGIPARVAVGFTPGTAEGDGSMSVGLRDAHAWPELYFEGVGWTRFEPTPSRGTVPDYTRADVPSGDTDDPDTPEPSTSSEPSTAPSAADTCPPDQKKQGGCASIAPAIAGGSGDDGPPVAMIVGIGLAALLALTLPLLPLLWRTRVRAARLGSGGRTPRDAAARTLAAWLEVTDTAWDHGIAPDESQTPRKAAARIVRVGQLASGPAEAVHRVAAAVEQVLYAPHPQPAAGLAEDVRRVQDGLNASVGRTTRLRVTLAPRSAARVVWAASDRWAAFGERWRERTAKRWSALARKLPRRAGQEN; encoded by the coding sequence ATGAGCGGACGCGCGCGGCTCGCGGTCTGCGCCACGGCGGCCACGCTGATGGCGTCGGGCTCGCTGCTGCCGCTCGTCGATCCGGCGACGTGGTTCTTGCAGGCGATCGTCCTGCTCGTGCTGCAGAGCGGGGTGGGCGCGCTGGCCCGGCGGGTGCCGCTGGCCAGGCCCCTGACCGTGGCGGTGCAGGCCCTGGTGTCGCTGTTCCTGCTGACGCTGGTGTTCGCCCGCGAACAGGCGCTGGCCGGGATCGTGCCGGGGCCGGACGTGTTCCGCAGGTTCGGGACGCTTCTGGAAGCGGGCGGCAACGACGTCAGCCAGTACATGATCCCGGCGCCGCTCAGCGACGGCATCCGGCTGATGCTGGTCGGCGGCGTGCTGGTGATCGGCCTCGCGGTGGACGCGCTCGCGGTGACCTTCCGTACGGCGGCCCCCGCCGGACTCCCGCTGCTCGCCCTGTACTCGGTCGCGGCGGGGCTCTCCGACGGCGGCGCGGGATGGCTGTGGTTCCTGCTGGCGGCCGCCGGATATCTGCTGCTGCTCCTGGCCGAGGGCCGGGACCGGCTCTCGCAGTGGGGCCGTGTCTTCGGCGGCGCGGCGCGCGCGCCGGGGCGGGTCAGCGCGGGCCTGGAAAGCGACGGCGGGGCACTCGCCCCGGTCCGCACGGGGCGCCGCATCGGGGCCGTCGCCCTGGGCATCGCCCTGGTGGTGCCGCTCGCGCTGCCCGCCCTGGACGGCGGTCTGCTTGACGGCTCCGGCGGTGCGGGCGGTGACGGATCGGGCGGCGGCGGAACGATCTCGGCGGTCAATCCGCTGGTGGCGCTCCAGGACAGCCTGAACCAGCCGGAGGACCGCGAGGTCCTGTCGTACCGCACGAACGCCGACACGACCGACGGGATGTATCTGCGGATCGTCTCCCTCGACCAGTTCGACGGCACGACGTGGAAGACCACCGTCCGGCGCATCCAGGACGTGCCGTCGCCGCTGCCGACCCCCCAGGGGCTGCGCCCCGACGTCCGCAGGACCGAGATCCAGACGAACATCGGGGCCGCCGACAGCTACGCGCAGAACTGGCTCCCGATGCCGTTCCCCGCCAGCCAGGTGGAGATCGACGGCCGCTGGCGGTACGAGCCGGTGGGCCGCGCCCTCGTGGGCGACCGGGGCCAGACCACGCGGGGTGCGCAGTACAAGGTGAAGAGCCTGGTCGTGGAGCCCACGGCCGAGCAGCTCGCGGCCGCGCCCGAGCCGCCCGACGATCTGCGGCGCGAGTTCACGAAGGTGCCGGACTCGCTGCCCCAGCTGGTCGCGGACCGGGCCCGTCAGGTCACCAAGGGCGCCGGGAACCCGTACGAGCAGGCGGTCAAGCTCCAGGACTACTTCGCGTCGGACGGCGGGTTCACGTACAACACGCAGGTGCGCGCGGGCAGCGGTCCCTCGGCGATCGAGCGGTTCCTGAAGCAGAAGGAGGGCTTCTGCGTCCACTTCTCCTTCGCGATGGCCTCCATGGCACGGACGCTGGGGATACCGGCCCGGGTCGCGGTGGGTTTCACTCCGGGCACGGCCGAGGGGGACGGTTCGATGTCGGTCGGGCTGCGGGACGCGCACGCCTGGCCCGAGCTGTACTTCGAGGGCGTGGGCTGGACCCGTTTCGAGCCGACGCCGAGCCGCGGCACGGTGCCGGACTACACCCGCGCGGACGTCCCGTCCGGCGACACGGACGACCCGGACACCCCGGAGCCTTCCACCTCCTCCGAGCCCTCCACGGCGCCTTCCGCCGCGGACACCTGCCCGCCCGACCAGAAGAAGCAGGGCGGCTGCGCGAGCATCGCCCCGGCGATCGCGGGTGGTTCGGGCGATGACGGGCCGCCCGTCGCGATGATCGTGGGCATCGGTCTGGCGGCGCTGCTCGCCCTCACCCTGCCTCTGCTGCCCCTGCTGTGGCGGACCAGGGTCCGGGCCGCGCGCCTGGGTTCCGGCGGCCGCACCCCGCGGGACGCGGCGGCGCGCACGCTGGCCGCCTGGCTGGAAGTGACCGATACGGCCTGGGACCACGGCATTGCGCCGGACGAGTCACAGACCCCGCGGAAGGCCGCCGCGCGGATCGTCCGCGTGGGGCAGCTGGCCAGTGGTCCCGCGGAGGCCGTCCATCGGGTGGCGGCCGCGGTGGAGCAGGTGCTCTACGCTCCGCATCCGCAGCCCGCGGCGGGCCTCGCCGAGGACGTCCGGCGCGTCCAGGACGGCCTGAACGCTTCGGTGGGCCGGACGACGCGACTGCGGGTGACGCTCGCGCCGCGTTCGGCCGCGCGGGTGGTGTGGGCGGCCTCGGACCGGTGGGCGGCGTTCGGGGAGCGGTGGCGCGAGCGGACCGCCAAGCGGTGGTCGGCGCTCGCACGGAAGCTGCCGCGCCGGGCCGGCCAGGAGAACTGA
- a CDS encoding DUF3040 domain-containing protein, translating to MPLSEHEQRMLEQMERALYAEDPKFATALEGSGLRTYTRKRVYQAVVGFLVGIALLMSGMVAQQIWISVVGFLVMLGCAVLAVTGWRKAPKPGEQASGTAAAPGGAAAPRPARQRRSVMNRIEQRWQRRRDEQQGGQ from the coding sequence GTGCCGCTCTCGGAGCACGAGCAGCGCATGCTCGAGCAAATGGAGCGAGCGCTGTACGCCGAAGATCCCAAGTTCGCGACAGCGCTTGAGGGAAGCGGGCTGCGCACGTACACCCGGAAGCGGGTCTACCAAGCGGTCGTGGGCTTCCTTGTGGGCATCGCCCTTCTCATGTCCGGAATGGTCGCCCAGCAGATCTGGATCAGCGTGGTGGGGTTCCTCGTCATGCTGGGCTGCGCGGTGCTCGCCGTCACCGGCTGGCGCAAAGCGCCGAAACCGGGCGAGCAGGCTTCGGGCACGGCCGCCGCGCCAGGTGGGGCAGCGGCCCCACGGCCGGCGAGGCAGCGCCGCTCCGTCATGAACCGGATCGAGCAGCGGTGGCAGCGTCGCCGCGACGAACAGCAGGGCGGTCAGTGA
- a CDS encoding class I SAM-dependent methyltransferase: protein MSDPMRPRASLRTAVVWDVLKDALDRRVKATGRESRTELDVLDTGGGSGNFAVPVARLGHRVTVVDPSPNALFALERRAAEAGVADRVRGVQGDILGLFDVVERGGFDAVLCHGVLEYVDDPAEGVRLAVDALRPAGILSLLGAGLGGAVLARALAGHFKEAQTALADPAGRWGAGDPVPRRFTAEQLTALVESAGVRVDAVHGVRVFADLVPGVLVDTEPGAMEALLQLEAAAAELPAFHAVATQLHVLGEARETSAT from the coding sequence GTGTCGGACCCGATGCGCCCCCGCGCTTCTCTTCGTACAGCAGTGGTCTGGGACGTCCTGAAGGACGCCCTGGACCGCCGGGTCAAGGCCACCGGTAGGGAGTCGCGCACCGAACTCGACGTGCTCGACACCGGCGGCGGCAGCGGCAACTTCGCCGTGCCCGTCGCCCGGCTCGGCCACCGCGTCACGGTCGTCGACCCCAGCCCGAACGCGCTGTTCGCACTGGAGCGCCGCGCCGCCGAAGCAGGCGTCGCCGACCGGGTCCGCGGCGTCCAGGGCGACATCCTCGGCCTCTTCGACGTCGTCGAGCGGGGCGGCTTCGACGCGGTCCTGTGCCACGGCGTCCTGGAGTACGTGGACGACCCCGCCGAGGGCGTCCGCCTCGCCGTCGACGCGCTGCGCCCCGCCGGCATCCTCAGCCTGCTCGGGGCGGGCCTCGGCGGCGCCGTGCTCGCCCGCGCCCTCGCCGGGCACTTCAAGGAGGCGCAGACCGCACTCGCCGACCCGGCGGGCCGCTGGGGCGCAGGCGACCCCGTGCCGCGCCGCTTCACCGCCGAGCAGCTCACCGCGCTCGTCGAGTCCGCGGGCGTGCGCGTCGACGCGGTGCACGGCGTCCGCGTCTTCGCCGACCTGGTCCCCGGCGTCCTCGTGGACACCGAGCCTGGCGCCATGGAGGCCCTCCTCCAGCTGGAGGCCGCCGCGGCCGAGCTGCCCGCTTTCCATGCCGTGGCCACCCAGCTGCACGTGCTCGGCGAGGCACGGGAGACGTCCGCGACCTGA
- a CDS encoding SAV_6107 family HEPN domain-containing protein: protein MASTSAAAHRHRAVGPAPSLTGPASDVHPVLRRATAPPAALELLAQARAGIDEAARLEAPHERYATAHLAALRTAAAVLAARGRPETTARRRQRIRSAWEVLPEIAPELTEWSALFASGAARRARAEAGIAAAATTRDADDLLRDVAMFLRIVERMLVLQPVLPQPRQESQDAGREPPDAG from the coding sequence ATGGCCAGCACTTCCGCAGCCGCCCACCGGCACCGCGCCGTCGGCCCTGCTCCCTCACTGACCGGCCCGGCGAGCGATGTCCACCCCGTCCTGCGCCGCGCGACCGCCCCGCCCGCCGCCCTCGAACTGCTGGCCCAGGCCCGCGCCGGCATCGACGAGGCCGCCCGCCTGGAAGCCCCGCACGAGCGCTACGCCACCGCACACCTCGCCGCCCTGCGCACCGCCGCCGCCGTCCTGGCCGCCCGCGGCCGCCCCGAGACGACCGCGCGCCGCAGGCAGCGCATCCGCAGCGCCTGGGAAGTCCTCCCCGAAATAGCCCCCGAACTGACCGAGTGGAGCGCCCTGTTCGCCTCCGGTGCCGCCCGCCGGGCCCGCGCCGAGGCGGGCATAGCGGCCGCAGCCACCACCCGCGACGCCGACGACCTGCTCCGCGACGTCGCGATGTTCCTGCGCATCGTCGAGCGGATGCTCGTGCTCCAGCCCGTGCTGCCCCAGCCCCGGCAGGAGTCCCAGGACGCGGGCCGGGAGCCGCCGGACGCGGGCTGA
- a CDS encoding ATP-binding cassette domain-containing protein gives MKGQGGTVDGPTDGARGAAVTAEDFGLKGPRGWAFRGIGIRAEPGSLIALEGPSGSGRTCLLLALTGRMRATEGHASVGRFRLPKQLAAVRGISGLGPVPGVTDLDPALTVGEHLRERALLQRRFGGSLRGLLRPRGERRNEARLRVDAALAAAGLDPETLPKGRRTAVRDLERLEVLRLSVALALIGRPRVLGVDDTDLKLSDAERAEAWGMLASLTDHGMTVVAVCSEAPEGAVVVRTGSRPDERSEARADARPDDRSDDRSDDKEAADALAEARRA, from the coding sequence ATGAAGGGGCAGGGGGGGACTGTGGACGGTCCGACCGATGGCGCGCGGGGAGCCGCCGTCACCGCCGAGGACTTCGGGCTCAAGGGTCCGCGCGGCTGGGCGTTCCGCGGCATCGGGATCCGTGCGGAGCCCGGGTCGCTGATCGCTCTGGAGGGCCCTTCGGGGTCGGGCCGCACTTGTCTTCTGCTCGCGCTGACGGGACGTATGCGTGCCACTGAGGGCCATGCGTCCGTGGGGCGCTTCCGCCTGCCGAAGCAGCTGGCCGCGGTGCGCGGGATCAGCGGGCTCGGGCCCGTGCCCGGTGTCACCGACCTCGACCCTGCCCTGACCGTCGGCGAGCACCTGCGCGAACGCGCGCTGCTGCAGCGGCGGTTCGGGGGTTCGCTGCGTGGACTCCTGCGGCCGCGCGGCGAACGGAGGAACGAGGCGCGGCTGCGCGTCGACGCGGCACTGGCCGCCGCCGGGCTCGACCCGGAGACGCTGCCCAAGGGGCGGCGGACCGCGGTGCGCGATCTGGAGCGGCTCGAAGTGCTGCGGCTCTCGGTGGCGCTGGCCCTGATCGGCCGCCCGCGCGTGCTGGGCGTCGACGACACCGACCTGAAGCTCTCCGACGCCGAACGGGCCGAGGCCTGGGGAATGCTGGCGTCCCTCACGGACCACGGCATGACCGTCGTGGCGGTGTGCAGCGAGGCCCCCGAGGGCGCGGTCGTGGTCCGCACCGGCTCCCGCCCCGACGAACGTTCCGAAGCCCGTGCCGACGCACGTCCCGACGACCGATCCGACGACCGCTCCGACGACAAGGAGGCGGCGGATGCGCTCGCCGAAGCTCGCCGCGCTTGA
- a CDS encoding YhgE/Pip domain-containing protein, whose product MRSPKLAALELRRFGRGKLPRAALVALLLLPLLYGALYLWSFWDPYGRLDRIPVALVNDDKGATAQGKKLAAGDNIVEGLRDSKTFEWHEVSDAEARRGVEDGTYYLSLTMPTDFSKRIASSSGDSPETGALRVRTNDANNYIVGQISRTVFSEVRSAASTKASRSFLDKIFISFSDIHGATQKAADGADKLDSGIGKAKKGSKDLANGLGDAKDGSGKLSSGVEKLDKGAGRLQTGSKKVADGTQKLADKVNGTADQVRPFLKDNGKTIGDTAQLVADSSKAMRRNLSTWVELAPVAAEGAKDGSRVIGDFYRERCEKAPVPDPHCARFKKARTAAEDVSTIADDMNTVIKDQNSDVKKLDKHLAALEKKSQALADRAPHLDEDLNTAVTQINDLNKGAGEVAKGAKKIHTGLGTASTGANDLDEGIGKLETGASDLKGGMFKLADGSSKLSGGLHDGVKKIPDYDKKDRDERTGVMSDPVQLASQSLHKAPNYGTGFAPYFIPLSLWVGAMVAYMLIQPLNRRALAAGASAWRIALAGWLPVAALGVLQTAALLSVLHWGIGLQMERAAGTVGFLFLVTACFAAIVQWLNARFGAAGRILVLALLMLQLTSAGGTYPVQTSPGFFSAIHPFLPMSYVVEALRRLITGGGLGPVWQGCAVLTAFTLGALALTALSARRKQVWTLDRLHPELTL is encoded by the coding sequence ATGCGCTCGCCGAAGCTCGCCGCGCTTGAGCTCAGGCGCTTCGGCAGGGGGAAGCTGCCGCGCGCCGCGCTCGTCGCACTCCTGCTGCTGCCCCTGCTGTACGGAGCCCTGTACCTGTGGTCCTTCTGGGACCCCTACGGCCGCCTCGACCGCATCCCCGTGGCACTCGTCAACGACGACAAGGGCGCCACCGCGCAGGGCAAGAAGCTCGCGGCGGGCGACAACATCGTCGAGGGGCTGCGCGACAGCAAGACCTTCGAGTGGCACGAGGTGAGCGACGCCGAGGCGCGCAGGGGCGTCGAGGACGGCACGTACTACCTGTCCCTGACGATGCCCACGGACTTCAGCAAGCGCATCGCGTCGAGTTCGGGGGACTCCCCCGAGACGGGTGCCTTGCGGGTCCGTACGAACGACGCCAACAACTACATCGTCGGGCAGATCTCGCGGACGGTCTTCTCCGAGGTGCGCTCCGCCGCGTCCACGAAGGCCTCGCGCTCGTTCCTCGACAAGATCTTCATCTCGTTCTCCGACATCCACGGGGCCACGCAGAAGGCCGCCGACGGCGCCGACAAGCTGGACAGCGGCATCGGCAAGGCGAAGAAGGGCTCCAAGGACCTCGCGAACGGCCTCGGGGACGCCAAGGACGGCAGCGGCAAGCTGTCCAGTGGCGTCGAGAAGCTCGACAAGGGTGCGGGCAGGCTCCAGACCGGCTCGAAGAAGGTCGCGGACGGTACGCAGAAGCTGGCCGACAAGGTCAACGGCACGGCGGACCAGGTGCGGCCCTTCCTGAAGGACAACGGCAAGACGATCGGGGACACGGCGCAGCTGGTCGCCGACTCCTCCAAGGCGATGCGCCGCAACCTGTCCACCTGGGTCGAGCTGGCGCCCGTGGCGGCCGAGGGCGCCAAGGACGGCTCCCGGGTCATCGGCGACTTCTACCGCGAGCGGTGCGAGAAGGCCCCCGTCCCCGATCCCCACTGCGCGCGGTTCAAGAAGGCCAGGACGGCCGCCGAGGACGTGTCGACCATCGCGGACGACATGAACACCGTCATCAAGGACCAGAACAGCGACGTCAAGAAGCTCGACAAGCACCTGGCCGCGCTGGAGAAGAAGTCCCAGGCGCTCGCCGACCGCGCCCCGCACCTCGACGAGGACCTGAACACCGCCGTCACCCAGATCAACGACCTCAACAAGGGCGCGGGCGAGGTCGCCAAGGGCGCCAAGAAGATCCACACCGGCCTCGGCACCGCGAGCACCGGCGCCAACGACCTCGACGAGGGCATCGGCAAGCTGGAGACCGGCGCGAGCGACCTCAAGGGCGGCATGTTCAAGCTCGCCGACGGGTCGTCGAAGCTGTCCGGCGGACTGCACGACGGCGTCAAGAAGATCCCGGACTACGACAAGAAGGACCGTGACGAACGTACGGGCGTCATGTCCGACCCCGTGCAGCTCGCCTCCCAGTCGCTGCACAAGGCACCCAACTACGGGACCGGATTCGCCCCGTACTTCATCCCGCTCTCCCTGTGGGTCGGCGCGATGGTGGCGTACATGTTGATCCAGCCGCTCAACCGGCGCGCGCTCGCCGCGGGCGCCTCCGCGTGGCGCATCGCGCTCGCGGGCTGGCTCCCGGTGGCCGCCCTCGGGGTGCTCCAGACGGCGGCGCTGCTCTCCGTACTGCACTGGGGCATCGGTCTGCAGATGGAGCGGGCGGCCGGGACGGTGGGCTTCCTGTTCCTGGTGACGGCGTGCTTCGCGGCGATCGTGCAGTGGCTCAACGCCCGCTTCGGAGCGGCCGGACGCATCCTCGTCCTCGCCCTGCTGATGCTGCAGCTGACGTCGGCGGGCGGCACGTACCCCGTTCAGACGAGCCCCGGCTTCTTCAGCGCGATCCACCCCTTCCTGCCGATGAGTTACGTCGTCGAGGCTCTCCGGAGACTCATCACGGGCGGCGGCCTCGGTCCCGTCTGGCAGGGCTGCGCGGTGCTGACCGCCTTCACCCTGGGCGCCCTCGCCCTCACCGCGCTCTCCGCACGCCGCAAGCAGGTGTGGACCCTCGACCGGCTGCACCCGGAGCTGACGCTGTGA
- a CDS encoding TetR/AcrR family transcriptional regulator, which translates to MDSSAGSTRREATRQKLYEAAVTLIAEQGFSATTVDEIAERAGVAKGTVYYNFASKSVLFEELLRHGVGLLTASLKEASEEAARSGGSTVDALDAMIRAGLVFINRYPAFTQLYVAELWRTNRAWQSTLLVVRQQAVAVVEDVLRAGVESGELSDEIDIPLTAAALVGMVLVAALDWQAFQPERSLDDVHAALSRLLQGRVSGTRA; encoded by the coding sequence ATGGACAGCAGTGCAGGCAGCACCCGCCGCGAGGCCACCCGGCAGAAGCTCTACGAGGCCGCGGTCACCCTCATCGCGGAACAGGGCTTCTCGGCCACGACGGTCGACGAGATCGCCGAGCGGGCCGGAGTCGCGAAGGGCACCGTCTACTACAACTTCGCGAGCAAATCGGTCCTCTTCGAAGAGCTGCTGCGGCACGGTGTCGGCCTGCTGACCGCCTCCCTGAAGGAGGCCTCCGAGGAGGCGGCGAGGAGCGGCGGCAGCACGGTCGACGCCCTCGACGCGATGATCCGGGCCGGCCTGGTCTTCATCAACCGCTATCCGGCCTTCACACAGCTCTACGTGGCCGAGCTGTGGCGGACCAACCGCGCGTGGCAGTCCACCCTGCTCGTGGTCAGGCAGCAGGCCGTCGCGGTGGTCGAGGACGTACTGCGGGCGGGCGTGGAGAGCGGTGAGCTCAGCGACGAGATCGACATCCCGCTGACGGCCGCGGCGCTCGTCGGCATGGTGCTGGTCGCCGCGCTGGACTGGCAGGCCTTCCAGCCGGAGCGCTCGCTCGACGACGTGCACGCGGCACTGTCGCGGCTGCTGCAGGGCCGGGTCAGCGGCACGCGCGCGTAG
- a CDS encoding DUF4126 domain-containing protein — protein MSVLPLVFTSGWASGINAYAVVLLLGVFGATGVSDEVPEALQRPDVLIAAGVLFLCEAVADKIPYVDSVWDTVHTVIRPVSGAVVGALLAGQSGSLSDLAAGAVGGSTALASHAVKAGTRMAVNTSPEPFSNVVMSTAEDLGVGGLISFAMFYPEAAAIIAAVLLVIGLFLLFFLVSRIRRFWRRRAQRREEKRLAERVGAPPP, from the coding sequence GTGTCCGTACTCCCCCTGGTGTTCACCAGCGGCTGGGCGAGCGGGATCAACGCGTACGCCGTGGTCCTGCTGCTCGGCGTCTTCGGAGCGACCGGTGTGAGCGACGAGGTTCCCGAGGCGCTCCAGCGGCCCGATGTCCTGATCGCGGCCGGCGTGCTCTTCCTGTGTGAGGCCGTCGCCGACAAGATCCCGTACGTCGACTCGGTCTGGGACACGGTGCACACCGTGATCCGGCCGGTGTCGGGCGCCGTGGTGGGGGCGCTGCTCGCGGGCCAGAGCGGGTCGCTGTCGGATCTGGCGGCGGGCGCGGTGGGCGGGTCGACCGCGCTGGCCAGCCATGCGGTGAAGGCCGGGACGCGGATGGCGGTCAACACCTCGCCCGAACCGTTCAGCAACGTCGTGATGAGCACGGCCGAGGACCTCGGGGTCGGCGGCCTCATCAGCTTCGCGATGTTCTATCCGGAGGCCGCGGCGATCATCGCCGCGGTGCTGCTGGTGATCGGCCTGTTCCTGCTGTTCTTCCTCGTCTCGCGGATCCGCCGGTTCTGGCGGCGCAGGGCGCAGCGGCGCGAGGAGAAGCGGCTCGCGGAGCGGGTGGGGGCGCCGCCGCCGTGA